The Musa acuminata AAA Group cultivar baxijiao chromosome BXJ2-2, Cavendish_Baxijiao_AAA, whole genome shotgun sequence genome has a segment encoding these proteins:
- the LOC104000247 gene encoding uncharacterized protein LOC104000247 isoform X1 — translation MSLGCSNRPPHQRPLSSVKVSASALRIDPVSAIASMAETEPFSVLFVCLGNICRSPAAEAVFTDLVRKRGAESKFKIDSAGTIGFHEGNPADPRMRAAAKRRGIDVTSISRPIRPSDFREFDLILAMDMRNREDILSAYGRWRSKEPLPEDASKKVKLMCSFCKKHNEAEVPDPYYGGPQGFEKVLDLLEDACESLFDSIMAEKSQTSVS, via the exons ATGTCACTCGGCTGTTCCAATCGCCCGCCACATCAACGCCCCCTTTCCTCTGTTAAAGTCTCTGCTTCCGCTCTCCGGATCGACCCCGTCTCCGCAATCGCATCCATGGCGGAAACGGAACCCTTCTCTGTCCTCTTCGTTTGCCTCG GGAATATCTGCCGCAGCCCCGCCGCGGAGGCCGTGTTCACGGATCTCGTGCGGAAGAGGGGAGCGGAGTCCAAGTTCAAGATCGACTCAGCCGGCACCATCGGTTTCCATGAG GGTAATCCTGCGGACCCACGGATGAGGGCCGCTGCGAAGAGGCGTGGGATCGATGTCACCTCGATATCGAGGCCGATAAGACCCTCGGACTTCAGGGAATTTGATCTCATATTGGCCATGGACATGCGAAATAGAG AGGACATATTGAGTGCTTATGGGAGATGGAGATCTAAGGAACCTCTACCAGAAGATGCTTCCAAAAAG gtTAAGCTCATGTGCTCCTTTTGTAAAAAACACAACGAAGCGGAAGTTCCAGATCCTTATTATGGAGGCCCACAAGGTTTTGAAAAG GTGCTAGATCTGCTGGAAGATGCCTGTGAATCATTATTTGACAGCATCATGGCAGAGAAGAGTCAAACATCAGTATCATAG
- the LOC135605236 gene encoding histidine-containing phosphotransfer protein 2-like isoform X2 — protein sequence MSLMALREQLNVLVNSMFLEGLLDQQFRQLQMLQDASSPGFVAEVITLFCEDSERMLTELTKLLDQAVVDYQKVDAYVHQLKGSSSRCLSALNMVKHQYYSLRSKFDTMLQLEQRIQAYDSEQQN from the exons ATGTCTCTGATGGCGCTGAGGGAGCAGCTCAACGTGTTGGTGAATTCCATGTTCCTCGAG GGTTTGTTGGACCAACAGTTCCGACAGCTTCAGATGCTACAAGATGCAAGTAGTCCTGGTTTCGTTGCTGAGGTGATCACCTTGTTCTGCGAAGATTCGGAGAGGATGCTGACAGAGCTGACAAAACTGCT GGATCAAGCTGTTGTTGATTATCAAAAGGTGGATGCTTACGTTCACCAACTGAAAGGAAGCAGTTCAAG GTGTCTTAGTGCGTTGAACATGGTCAAACATCAATATTATTCTCTGCGGAGCAAATTTGACACTATGTTGCAG CTTGAGCAGAGGATCCAAGCATATGACAGCGAAcaacaaaattag
- the LOC104000247 gene encoding uncharacterized protein LOC104000247 isoform X2, whose product MAETEPFSVLFVCLGNICRSPAAEAVFTDLVRKRGAESKFKIDSAGTIGFHEGNPADPRMRAAAKRRGIDVTSISRPIRPSDFREFDLILAMDMRNREDILSAYGRWRSKEPLPEDASKKVKLMCSFCKKHNEAEVPDPYYGGPQGFEKVLDLLEDACESLFDSIMAEKSQTSVS is encoded by the exons ATGGCGGAAACGGAACCCTTCTCTGTCCTCTTCGTTTGCCTCG GGAATATCTGCCGCAGCCCCGCCGCGGAGGCCGTGTTCACGGATCTCGTGCGGAAGAGGGGAGCGGAGTCCAAGTTCAAGATCGACTCAGCCGGCACCATCGGTTTCCATGAG GGTAATCCTGCGGACCCACGGATGAGGGCCGCTGCGAAGAGGCGTGGGATCGATGTCACCTCGATATCGAGGCCGATAAGACCCTCGGACTTCAGGGAATTTGATCTCATATTGGCCATGGACATGCGAAATAGAG AGGACATATTGAGTGCTTATGGGAGATGGAGATCTAAGGAACCTCTACCAGAAGATGCTTCCAAAAAG gtTAAGCTCATGTGCTCCTTTTGTAAAAAACACAACGAAGCGGAAGTTCCAGATCCTTATTATGGAGGCCCACAAGGTTTTGAAAAG GTGCTAGATCTGCTGGAAGATGCCTGTGAATCATTATTTGACAGCATCATGGCAGAGAAGAGTCAAACATCAGTATCATAG
- the LOC104000246 gene encoding probable glycosyltransferase 2 produces MGQEATGYKTPPERDRLDAARTRAPRRRQIRKTFNNLKITVLCGVVTILVLRGTIGIGSLAGPGGEADDQKVVEDIDRILREIRSDSDPDDDDKIPFGFNSTAAALNYTSASVLAAAANYTLGPRISDWDEQRRRWLGENPGFPSRTFGLKPRILLVTGSPPNPCDNPIGDHYLLKGTKNKIDYCRLHGIEIVYNMAHLDRELAGYWAKLPLIRRLMLSHPEVEWIWWMDSDALFTDMAFEIPLDRYAAHNLVVHGYPDLIFEKHSWIGLNTGSFLLRNCQWSLDLLDAWAPMGPKGPIRDEAGKILTANLQGRPAFEADDQSALIYLVLSQQDRWGDKIYIENSYYLHGYWAGLVDRYEEMMDKHHPGLGDERWPFVTHFVGCKPCGSYGDYPVERCLSSMERAFNFADNQVLRMYGFAHGKLSSPKIKRTRKQTAKPLEFLDHLKLEARIETRG; encoded by the coding sequence ATGGGCCAGGAGGCTACCGGCTACAAGACGCCGCCGGAGAGGGACCGCCTCGACGCCGCCCGCACCCGCGCTCCCCGCCGCCGCCAGATCCGCAAGACCTTCAACAACCTCAAGATCACCGTCCTCTGCGGCGTCGTCACCATCCTCGTCCTCCGTGGCACTATCGGCATCGGCAGCCTTGCCGGCCCTGGCGGCGAGGCCGACGACCAGAAGGTCGTCGAGGACATCGACCGCATCCTCCGCGAGATCCGATCCGACTCTGACCCTGACGACGACGACAAGATCCCTTTCGGCTTcaactccaccgccgccgccctcAACTACACCTCAGCCTCCGTTCTCGCCGCTGCCGCGAACTACACCCTCGGCCCCAGAATCTCCGACTGGGacgagcagcggcggcggtggttggGCGAGAACCCGGGGTTCCCGAGCCGGACCTTCGGCTTGAAGCCGCGGATTCTCCTCGTCACGGGATCCCCTCCCAACCCCTGCGACAACCCAATTGGCGACCACTACCTTCTGAAGGGCACCAAGAACAAGATCGATTACTGCCGCCTTCATGGGATTGAGATCGTCTACAACATGGCGCACCTCGACCGGGAACTCGCCGGGTACTGGGCGAAGCTTCCGCTGATCCGGCGGCTAATGCTGTCGCACCCGGAGGTGGAGTGGATCTGGTGGATGGACAGCGATGCGCTCTTCACGGACATGGCCTTCGAGATCCCTCTCGACCGTTACGCCGCGCACAACCTCGTCGTCCATGGCTACCCGGATCTCATTTTCGAGAAGCATTCCTGGATCGGCCTCAACACCGGCAGCTTCCTGCTGCGGAATTGCCAGTGGAGCCTTGATTTGCTTGATGCGTGGGCGCCGATGGGGCCCAAAGGCCCCATTCGCGACGAGGCTGGCAAGATACTGACGGCGAACCTGCAGGGCCGGCCGGCGTTCGAGGCGGATGATCAGTCGGCGCTCATATATTTGGTCTTGTCTCAGCAAGATCGGTGGGGCGACAAGATCTACATTGAGAACTCGTATTATCTGCATGGATACTGGGCTGGGTTAGTGGACAGGTATGAGGAGATGATGGATAAGCATCATCCTGGTTTGGGGGATGAGAGGTGGCCTTTCGTCACCCACTTTGTGGGTTGCAAACCATGTGGTAGCTATGGGGATTATCCTGTGGAGCGCTGCTTAAGCAGCATGGAGAGAGCTTTCAATTTTGCCGATAACCAGGTCCTCAGGATGTATGGATTTGCTCATGGAAAACTGTCTAGTCCTAAGATTAAGAGGACCAGGAAGCAAACAGCAAAGCCACTGGAGTTCTTGGATCATCTTAAACTTGAAGCCAGGATAGAAACCAGAGGATGA
- the LOC135604786 gene encoding LOW QUALITY PROTEIN: pleiotropic drug resistance protein 2-like (The sequence of the model RefSeq protein was modified relative to this genomic sequence to represent the inferred CDS: substituted 1 base at 1 genomic stop codon) — MASELTRKNSSSSSRRNWAGGYQDPADVLRQRSIAAEEGDERESLMWAALEKLPTYDRMRKGIIRQTVDGGGALCSEVDIHRLRRQDRKLLLDRIFRVVEEDNERFLKRLRDRMDRVGLELPKIEVRYENISVEAEVYVGSRAHPTLWNATLNVLEGIVGLLQLSPSKRRTKKILNDVSGILKPTRMTLLLGPPASGKTTLLLALAGKLDKNLRESGKIMYCGHELSEFVPQRTCAYISQLDLHNGQMTVRETLDFSGQCMGVGTRYEMLSELSRRERDAGIKPDPEIDAFMKATAMKGQKASVATDYILKVLGLDICADVLVGDGMRRGISGGQKKRVTTGEMLAGPARALLMDEISTGLDSSTTFQIVRFIRQMVHVMDGTVLMSLLQPAPETFALFDDVILLSEGQIVYHGPQENVLEFFESVGFRCPERKGVADFLQEVTSKKDQEQYWCNKDQPYQYISVSKFAHLFKSFRLGQQLSEDLSVPYDKSRTHPAALTTGKYGISSWELLEACLSREWLLMKRNSFVYVFKTSQITILSLMAMTVFLRTEMPHQTIPDGDKFNGALFYSLINAMFNGMAELSMTEVRAAGRRNSSDNFSSSVHPIRRGMVLPFQPLSLVFSHVNYYVDMPAEMKSQGIEEDRIQLLTDVSGAFRPGVLTALVGVSGAGKTTLMDVLAGRKTGGYIEGSISISGYPKKQETFARISGYCEQNDIHSPHVTVYESLIYSAWLRLAPEIDKQTXQMFVEEIMELVELDISRNALVGLPGVDGLSTEQRKRLTIAVELVANPSIIFMDEPTTGLDARAAAIVMRTVRNTVDTGRTVVCTIHQPSIDIFEAFDELLLMKREGQVIYAGSLGRHSHKLIDYFEAIPGVPKITEGYNPATWMLEISSPSVETSMNLDFAEVYARSPLYQKNQQLIKELSIPTLDSKDLSFPTKYTQSFSTQCNACFWKQYWSYWRNPQYNATRLFMTIVIGLIFGTMFWQKGGEISKQQDIFDILGAIYAAIFFLGASNAIAVQPIVGIERTVFYRERAAGMYSALAYALAQVSIAMVYILAQGLFYSLLLFSMIGFSWQATTFFWFFFFIFMSFAYFVLHGMMIVALTPDHQVASILSSFFYTFWNLFSGFLIPRPSIPVWWRWYYYWGDPVAWTIYGVVASQLGQKENLIDIPGESRITVKQFLEDNLGYEHSFLGYVALAHLGFALVFFLVFGYSIKCLNFQKR, encoded by the exons ATGGCGAGCGAGCTGACTCGgaagaacagcagcagcagcagccggcgGAACTGGGCCGGCGGCTACCAGGACCCGGCGGATGTGCTCCGGCAAAGGAGCATTGCTGCTGAAGAAGGGGACGAGAGGGAGAGCCTCATGTGGGCGGCGCTGGAGAAGCTGCCGACGTACGACCGCATGCGAAAGGGGATCATCCGACAGACGGTTGACGGCGGAGGCGCCCTCTGCAGCGAGGTCGACATCCACCGGCTTCGTCGCCAGGACCGGAAGCTCCTTCTCGATCGCATCTTCCGGGTGGTGGAGGAGGACAACGAGCGCTTCCTCAAGCGCCTCAGAGACCGAATGGACCG GGTGGGACTGGAGCTTCCGAAGATTGAGGTCCGATACGAGAATATATCAGTGGAGGCAGAAGTTTATGTCGGTAGCAGAGCACATCCTACCCTGTGGAATGCCACTCTAAACGTATTAGAG GGCATTGTTGGTCTTCTACAACTTTCTCCATCTAAGAGAAGgacaaaaaaaattcttaatgatGTCAGTGGAATCCTGAAGCCAACAAG GATGACATTGCTTCTTGGACCTCCAGCCTCAGGGAAAACAACACTCTTGCTTGCCCTGGCTGGGAAACTTGATAAAAATCTAAGG GAATCCGGTAAGATCATGTATTGTGGCCATGAACTTTCGGAATTTGTTCCCCAGCGAACCTGTGCATACATTAGTCAGTTAGACCTACATAATGGTCAGATGACAGTTCGAGAAACCTTGGATTTCTCAGGACAATGCATGGGTGTGGGAACAAGGTATGAGATGCTGTCAGAATTGTCAAGACGAGAAAGAGATGCAGGAATTAAACCAGATCCTGAGATTGATGCATTCATGAAGGCTACTGCAATGAAAGGGCAGAAAGCGAGTGTAGCAACAGATTACATCCTTAAG GTACTTGGTCTGGATATATGTGCAGATGTCCTTGTTGGTGATGGGATGAGACGAGGCATCTCTGGAGGACAAAAGAAGCGGGTGACAACAG GAGAGATGCTGGCTGGACCTGCAAGAGCACTCCTCATGGATGAAATATCTACTGGACTTGACAGTTCCACCACATTCCAGATAGTCAGGTTCATCAGACAGATGGTTCATGTCATGGATGGAACAGTGCTCATGTCTCTTCTTCAACCTGCACCTGAGACATTTGCACTTTTTGATGATGTTATTCTACTGTCTGAGGGGCAAATAGTCTATCATGGTCCTCAAGAGAATGTCCTTGAGTTCTTTGAGTCTGTGGGTTTTAGATGTCCTGAAAGGAAAGGAGTTGCAGACTTTCTTCAAGAGGTAACTTCAAAAAAAGATCAAGAACAGTACTGGTGTAACAAGGACCAACCTTACCAATATATTTCAGTCTCCAAGTTTGCGCATCTTTTCAAGTCATTTCGTCTTGGGCAACAGCTTTCAGAGGACCTAAGTGTTCCTTATGATAAATCTAGAACCCATCCTGCTGCACTCACAACAGGGAAATATGGCATTTCTAGCTGGGAGCTCCTTGAGGCATGTTTATCAAGGGAGTGGTTGCTGATGAAACGCAATTCATTTGTCTATGTTTTTAAGACTTCCCAAATTACCATACTCTCATTGATGGCCATGACCGTGTTTCTGAGAACTGAAATGCCCCACCAGACAATTCCTGATGGTGACAAGTTCAATGGTGCACTCTTTTACAGTTTAATTAATGCTATGTTTAATGGAATGGCAGAACTATCAATGACAGAAGTGAGAG CTGCAGGAAGGAGAAACAGCTCTGATAATTTTAGTTCTTCAGTCCATCCCATTAGGAGGGGAATGGTTTTGCCTTTCCAGCCACTTTCTCTTGTTTTCAGTCATGTGAACTACTATGTTGACATGCCAGCA GAAATGAAGAGCCAAGGAATTGAGGAAGATCGTATCCAATTGCTGACTGATGTAAGTGGTGCATTTAGGCCAGGAGTCCTGACAGCATTGGTTGGAGTGAGTGGAGCAGGAAAGACTACATTGATGGACGTGTTGGCAGGAAGAAAAACTGGTGGTTATATTGAAGGAAGCATCAGTATTTCTGGTTATCCTAAAAAGCAAGAGACCTTTGCTAGAATAAGTGGTTACTGTGAACAAAATGATATTCACTCACCACATGTGACTGTTTATGAATCACTCATCTACTCTGCTTGGCTGCGTCTTGCCCCAGAAATAGACAAGCAAACATGACAG ATGTTCGTGGAGGAGATTATGGAGTTGGTTGAACTTGATATATCGAGAAATGCTTTGGTTGGCCTTCCAGGGGTGGATGGTTTGTCAACTGAACAGCGGAAGCGACTCACAATTGCCGTTGAGCTGGTTGCAAATCCATCCATTATCTTCATGGATGAGCCAACAACAGGTCTTGATGCTAGAGCTGCAGCCATAGTTATGCGGACAGTGAGAAACACAGTGGACACAGGACGAACTGTTGTTTGTACAATTCACCAACCAAGCATAGATATTTTTGAAGCTTTTGATGAG CTGCTTTTGATGAAGAGGGAAGGCCAAGTTATATATGCTGGATCCCTTGGTCGTCACTCTCACAAACTTATAGATTATTTTGAA GCAATTCCAGGGGTTCCCAAGATTACTGAAGGTTATAACCCTGCAACGTGGATGCTGGAAATAAGCTCTCCTTCGGTTGAGACTAGCATGAATCTGGATTTTGCTGAAGTTTATGCTCGTTCCCCTCTTTATCA GAAAAATCAGCAACTTATCAAAGAATTGAGTATTCCTACATTAGATTCAAAGGATCTATCTTTTCCTACAAAATATACCCAGAGTTTCAGTACTCAATGCAATGCTTGCTTTTGGAAACAGTACTGGTCTTACTGGAGAAACCCTCAATACAATGCTACCCGCTTGTTCATGACGATTGTCATAGGCCTTATTTTTGGCACCATGTTTTGGCAAAAAGGTGGAGAGAT AAGCAAACAACAAGACATTTTTGATATACTTGGAGCTATATATGCTGCTATTTTCTTCCTTGGAGCCAGCAATGCTATCGCTGTGCAGCCTATTGTGGGCATTGAGAGAACAGTCTTTTACCGTGAGAGAGCAGCAGGAATGTACTCAGCCCTGGCCTATGCATTGGCTCAA GTTAGCATTGCGATGGTATACATTCTAGCACAGGGACTTTTTTATAGCCTGCTCCTTTTCTCAATGATTGGTTTTAGTTGGCAGGCCACCACCTTCTTCTGGTTTTTCTTCTTCATTTTCATGAGCTTTGCCTACTTTGTTCTACATGGCATGATGATTGTAGCGCTCACACCGGATCACCAAGTAGCTAGTATCCTATCAAGTTTCTTCTACACCTTTTGGAACTTGTTCTCAGGCTTCCTGATACCACGACCG TCAATTCCAGTCTGGTGGAGGTGGTACTACTATTGGGGTGATCCCGTAGCTTGGACGATATATGGTGTTGTAGCATCACAGCTGGGACAAAAGGAAAACTTGATTGATATCCCTGGAGAATCCAGAATAACAGTTAAGCAATTCTTAGAGGACAACCTGGGCTATGAACACAGCTTCCTCGGTTATGTTGCTCTGGCTCACTTGGGTTTTGCGTTGGTCTTCTTCCTTGTCTTTGGCTATTCCATCAAGTGCCTCAACTTCCAGAAGAGATAG
- the LOC135605236 gene encoding histidine-containing phosphotransfer protein 2-like isoform X1, with protein MSLMALREQLNVLVNSMFLEGLLDQQFRQLQMLQDASSPGFVAEVITLFCEDSERMLTELTKLLDQAVVDYQKVDAYVHQLKGSSSSVGAQNVKLACIQFKQFCEENNKEGCLSALNMVKHQYYSLRSKFDTMLQLEQRIQAYDSEQQN; from the exons ATGTCTCTGATGGCGCTGAGGGAGCAGCTCAACGTGTTGGTGAATTCCATGTTCCTCGAG GGTTTGTTGGACCAACAGTTCCGACAGCTTCAGATGCTACAAGATGCAAGTAGTCCTGGTTTCGTTGCTGAGGTGATCACCTTGTTCTGCGAAGATTCGGAGAGGATGCTGACAGAGCTGACAAAACTGCT GGATCAAGCTGTTGTTGATTATCAAAAGGTGGATGCTTACGTTCACCAACTGAAAGGAAGCAGTTCAAG TGTCGGTGCGCAAAATGTAAAATTGGCATGTATTCAGTTCAAGCAGTTTTGCGAGGAGAATAATAAAGAAGG GTGTCTTAGTGCGTTGAACATGGTCAAACATCAATATTATTCTCTGCGGAGCAAATTTGACACTATGTTGCAG CTTGAGCAGAGGATCCAAGCATATGACAGCGAAcaacaaaattag